From the genome of Halichoerus grypus chromosome X, mHalGry1.hap1.1, whole genome shotgun sequence:
aagatttatttatttattttatttatttatttacttacttatttatttgagagggcgggggagagaggggcagagggaaaaggagagagagaatctcaagcagactcccagctgaacgcagagcccaaggcagggcttgatctcaccatcctgagatcatgacctgatccaaaaccaagagttggacactcaactgattgagccaccaaggcacccccaaATTATACTCTTAcccattattattttcataagatGAGAGGCATTTTCATGCTTTACTGATATCCAAATAAATCGTGTCTACCATATTTTCCTGGTCTGTTACTTCAAAGTGACCCTGAACCACTCCTCTGGTACTCAATAAAGGATATTAAACTATATTACCTTTTCTTCCTAATTATATAGTTAAGACTCTTCTGGGCATAGCCTATGCCTTATATTTTCTTGCAAACTATTCaattccattcattcaacaaatatttattgacactccactatgtgccaggtactattctggACTCTCCTTCCTTTGTGTAAAATGATAATTAAGTATTCATAGCACTATTGCCTCAACATCCAACCCTGGACAAATAGCTACCTGCCCTGTCTGGTCCTGCCATGTCTGCCACACTGTCCCTCCTATCACCAATCTCACCCAAAGCTTGAAAAGACTTTGTCACTGACCCCTATCCAAATCACTAAATAGACTTTTACAAAATTTTGAGAATGATTAAACTATCATACCATCGTTGCCTCTTTTAGAAATAGTCTCTCCTTCCGCTGGGTTCTCACAGTACCTTATGTATAACATTCTTACAGTACCTAGTGTATTCTACTTTTTATTGTACTCATATCTGTCTGCGTGTCTTATTTTGCCCCCTAGATCataagctccctgaaggcaggaacCGTGGCTCAGCTCTGTAGACCCAGAAAATTTTTACCATGCCTGGCATCTGGTGATACTGaatgaaaatcaataaagagaaGGGCAGCCCCTTAAAGCAGCAGTTGTCAGGCTTACCTGCACCTCTACCAACCAGTCCACAAGAATGGCCCTCATGTAACTGCTGATGTCAGTCTGcctgttcatgtattttttaagtatgaACTTTTCCTggcagcaataaaaaagaaatattaatccATAAACTCTTCTTATAGTTCAAAAATTgtaacttaggaaaaaaatacttgcaacTAACATCTCAGACAAAGAAACTGTAACAACATAATTAACTTCTTCAGTTCTAACTCATTATTTTCAGCTGGTATCAGGGGCCGATCAAAGTCTCCTTTTCCAGACAAGTTCTAGTTATCCTTGGGAAATGGATGCACGTCATATTCAAGCGTCAGGGTGGATATGGAGGAGTCCAGGGGGAATATGGAATATGGGCAGGAACACACCTATGACTATAGATGAATACCAAAGAGGTTCTGCCCCTTCTTTGCAATTCAATCTAAAGCACAATGCCATGCTGTGTAGAGCAGTGGTTCGCAAACTTTAACACATATACCACCTGGGGATCTTTAAAATTCACATGCTAATTTAGAAGGTCTGGGTGGGGCTAggtttctgcatttctaacaagatccCAAGTGAAACTGACACTGCTGAGCTAAGGCCCATACTTGTAGTATAACAAAATTATCTCTTACTTCCTCCAAGCTACACTAGAAAAAGTGAAGGGTCTGGAGTCAGTAAATCAAATGTTATGTCTCTAAAGACAAGATATTCATCCTCCCTCTTATGCATGGCCTGCTAAAATTTTAGTTGGTAGATAATCTTGGTCCCATCTGTTCcgttgagagagagaagaaaatttggAATCAACGAATTTTAGTGGTCAAGGAGACTGGCTGAttttaaaggaggaagaaaatgtcACCAGGTTGGAGAGTGATTCTACATATGATGCCAGAAACTTGCATAGGGAAGGGAAAAGATCTCAAAGAGCAGCCACTCAGAAGAAGACTACTATTTTTGTGTCTGAGACTGTCTCCTCAACAATTAGAGGCACAGGCTTATGGTCTTCAAGGTAATCAGACTTTTAGCCCATATCCCAGCTCTACCATATACTAGTTGTGTGATTCTGAGCAGTTTCTCCAATCtataaaaaggagataataaTACATACCATCATGAAGTTATTGGgagaattaaacaagataatgtcTATAAACCCCTTAACCTCAATGTCTAACTTATGGTAAGCTACCAGTTGATGTcagttgttgctgttattattttaatcatcatTATTACTTCCCCTTTCAACTTGCATTTGAAGGATGGAATGATGAGGAAATGAGACCTAGAAATCCTTCCCCTCCAACAGCCACCTAcatacctctctctctttcatgtaACTGAAGATATCCTTGGCATATATTGGGTTGAAAAATGGATCACTGTAGTTCTTGTCAATATCCTCCAATGGGGTTACCTGCTTGGAAATCACCAAAAAGATATTAGGAGGAGAAAGATTCCAAGGAAGGCTTAGCACATACACATAAAGGATACACTTCTTTCTTCCCACTGTCATCTTCTGCTAAGGTTCCTCAAGCCTCATATATCCTGGGTCACAACAGAGCACCCCCTGGTTCTTCAATCCTCATACTGCCAAGTGACCAAGAAATGTTTAGTCCTTCTTGTACACGCCTGCTCTGCCCTAGGAACTAGGCACCATTTTTACAGGTAAGTTCAAGACTCTCCAGGAAAAACACTCTTATTTTACTATTTCAACTTATGTCACGTATCTTCTTAGGTCACTTGTTTTGTCCCAATGTTTTGATCTAACCCAATTCATCTTCTTGGTAGCCTTTTCCTCCCTTCTATACCTCTACCCAGTTTGTTTTGCCTACAAGAGGGGTATTTCTCCTCCTGCTTGCCAAATCTCATTCCTTCATCCTTCCAATTTTCAACTTAAATACCATCTTCCTTGGGAGATGCTTCTGTAGACTTTACTCATCTTTGACTGGAGTCCACTGTAATGCAGATTGCAATTACTAAGAAAGgcaatttacacacacacacacacacacacaatattccAGATCCTTGTGGgtattcctggaataaataatttctaattgtttGGGTGTATTTCTATGCCAATCGGAAAGTCAAGAGATCCCACAAGGCCAACTTGATTTACTATAGCTTACTATATACAGATCAATTGCTTAGGAAGgcaaaaaaaatctctttactaGCAGCCACCTACAGGACAACAAAGAACACATCATCtaatttaagaagaaagagaacaggatACCTCCTTCTGTGACCTCTTGCCCCAAGATGAGGAAGGTTTATTGGAACTGGATTCACAAGCACTGGACTTGCTTGTGATATTGAACTTGCCCACACTGGACAGGCCTGTTCTGGGTTCGGGGGCAGTGCTGGACACATATGAGCTGGTTTCAACTTGGAGGATCAAGAAATCTTTGAGAGAGTTATCTTTCTTTTGGGTGGGATTCTCTTGCAAGGCCAATGGCTCCTTCAGGGACAACTCCCTCCCAGTGGTGGGTTTCTCATTCAAAGCAAATGTCTCCTTGACATGGAATGTCTCGTTGAGGGTAGGTTTCTCCTGAAAGGACAATGGCTCCTTGAAGAgggtctccttctccctgctgggCTTCTCCTTCAAGGCCAAGGGCCCCCTCAGGGTAGCTTCTTCTTCAACTGTGGGATTCTCTTGCAAGGCCAAGGACTCCCTTGGGATGGTCCCCTCAAAGCTGGGCTTCTGAAAAGCCAGTGGTTGCTTAATAAAGGACTCTTCATTGGTGATATTCTCTTGCAAGGCCAAATGCTTCTTCAAGAGGAACACCTCCCCCTGAGCAATGGGtttcttctttaaagataatTGCTTCTCAAGGCTTGTTGCCACCTCAATGGAGAGCTCCTCCTTCAGAACCAATGGTTTATTTAAAAGGGATTCCTCTTCAGTAGTGCACTTCTCCTGCAAAGCCAACAGCTTCTTCAAGGAATCCTCTTTGGTATCAGTCTTCTTCTGCAAGCCCAAAGCCTTCCAGAAGAGGGACTCATCTTTGTTGGTAGGTTTAACATGCAATGAAAATGGCTCCTGAGAAAGGAATTCCTCCTCAGTAGTAGGCTTCTCCTCTAAGGTCAATGGTTCCTTAATATACAATTCTTCTTCAGTGGTGGTTTTTTCTGGCAAGGCCAATGGCTTAGTTGAGAGGGACACCTCCTGCAGAGTGGTGTGCTTCTCTTTCAATACAGGTGGATCCTGGAAGAGGAACTCCTCTTCAGTTATAGACTTTTTATTAAAGGGCAATAGCTTCTTAAAGAGTGACTCTTCTTCAGAGATGGTCTTCTCTGAGACCAGTGGCTTCTTTAAGAGGAACATCTTCCCCTGCAtgaattgttttttctttaaagataacGGTGTCTTGGTAAGGATTGTCTCCTCAGTTGAAGACTTCTTCCTAAGTGACACTGGCTCCATAAAGAAGGACTCCTTATCCTTGCTAATCATATTCTGCAAGTCCAACATTTCTTGGCAGATGGACATCATTATTTGAGAGGcacactttttcttctttaaagataaaGGCTCCTTGGTAGAGACTGCCTCATCTGTGGTATGTTTCTTCCTAAAGGGAACTGGGTCCATAAGAAATTCATCTTCACCATCAACATTCTCCTGCAATGCCCCTGGCTTCTTCAAAAGAGCTACCTCCCCATGCGTGGTATGCTTCTCTTGCAACATAGGTGATTCCTTGAAGAGAGACTCCTCCTCGGTGGTAGACTTCTTTTTAAAGGACAACTTGTCTCCAGAAGTGGCCTGCAATACTAGTGGCTTCTTCAAGCAGGACACCTTGCCCTGACTAGTacactttctcttctttaaagatAATAGCATCTTGGTGGGGGTTGCCTCCTCAATGGTACATTTCTTCTTAAAGGCCAAAGTCTCCTTTGAAAGTGACTCCTCCTCAGTTAGAGTCTTTTGCAAGGTCAAGGCCTTCTTCAAGATGGACACCTCCTCCTGAGTGGTGTGCTCCTCTTGCAACGTGGGTGGCTCATGGAAAAGGGACTCCTCAGTGGTGTCCTTCTTCTTAGGGGACCGTGGCTCCTTAATGAATGACTTCTCTCCAGAGGTGATCTTTTGCAATGCTAGTGGCTTCTTCAAGTGGTACATCTTCCCCTGAATGGTACACTTCTTCTTTACAGGTAACGGTTTCTTGGTGGGGTTTGTCTCCTTGGTAGTACGTTTCTTCCTAAGGGACATTGGCTCCATAAGATATTTATACTTACTGTCCTTCTCCTCCTGCAATGCCTGTGGCTTCTTCAAGAGGACCACCTCCCCACTAGTGGTGTGCTTCTCCTGCAATGCAGATGGCTCCTGGAAGAGAGACTCCAATGGCTCCTTAATGAGTGCCTTCTCTCCAGAGGTGGTCTTCTGCAATTCTAATGGCTTTTTCAAGTGAGCCAACTTCCCTTGAATAGTATACTTCTTCTTTAAAGATAATGGCCTCAAGGTGAAGGTTGCCTCCTTGCTGGTAGGTTTCTTCTTGAAAGCCAGTGGCTCCTTAATGAGGGACTCCTCTTCAGAGGTGGTCTTCTGCAATACTAGTGGTTTCTTCATATGGGACACCTTCCCCTGAGTGGTacacttcttcttcttccttaaaGATAACAACTTCTTGGTGGGGGTTGCCTCCTCTGTTTTAGGCTTCTTTCTAAAGTTTGTTGGCTCCATAAAGAAGGAATCCCCTTCAACAGTGACGTCCTGCAAAGCCAAGTCCCCCTGATATGTACACATCTTCTTTAAAGATAATGTTCCTTTGGTGATGGCTGCCTCCTCAGTTTTATGCTTCTTCCCAAAAGTCATTGGCTCTACAACAAACTCATCAGCGTTGTCAGCTTCCCCCTGTAAGGATGGCGGCTTCTCCATGAGGTATACCTCCCCCTGATTTGTGGACTTCTTTAAAGATAATGACCTTTTGAAAAGGCCTGTGTCCTCAGTAGTGAgttcctcttttaaaattaatggctttttgaaaaatgataCCTCCTCAGTAGTGGTTGTTTTAGAGATGGTAGGTATCTCCAGAATGAGTGGTTTCTCCATAATATTTGGTACCAAGGTAGTAGAGACTACTACTGGTGAGGGTTCCAGCTTATAACTGTAAAGGAAACAATGTCTGATTAAGAAGAATGCAGTTCCTAGAATCCTCACCAACCATCTCATTTTGTTGCTATATTTATAAAAGGGGAAAGGACTTCAACCTCAAGAGACAGATTAAAGGGTAAAAATCAATTACCATAGTGAATCAAAGTAGCACACTATATAGTTTCTATGGCCTAGGTTCTCTCacttttctgaaaaatttcccCTAAAATCCAGGTTATACTTTACTAAATatgaattatttcctttatttatatataaagtctTTATTCTAATACCACATTGTATGAGTTATCTGCTATTATATCAGTCTCCCTCACTAGctgcatttatttatctttgtctaTCAGCACCAGGCATCTGGTAAAGTGCAGGCTGAAATTAATATTGTTTGAAGACTTATGAGAAAATTTTAAGAGAGAAGCTTATGAAGGCTTAGAGAAAGGTGGGCTGGTACTTAATGTTGGTGGTATCTAACCACATCCCCTTCAACCTAAGCTATTCATGAGATACTTTCCCAATGGAGAGAATAAAAAGAccacaataaacatttgttcacaTGGGTCAGATTCAAAGCTTTGTTTTGAACAGGATTTCACGTCCAATTAGTAACTAACCTAGTGTGACCAAATCACTGGAGGACTCGAAATCAGAAGAGAGAATTGAAGGCAAATACAATCATCAGTCTGAACAAGAGTAAATGCCCCCAAAACTAgatatcatatgattccatttatatgaaatgtccagaatagacataCCCATAGAGGTGTATCCACAAAAGAAAGTAGATTGGTAGTTGCCTGTGGCTggaaaggggcagggaaggggggggtaaaaggggaggggctgggaaaagaaagggactACTAATTGGTTcaagttttttggggggtgttgaaaagttctaaaattagatagtagtgatggctgtacaactctatgaatataatttaaaaaccactgtattgttttaaaaaaaaaaaaggaagtacctGGAGAGGTTCCACATGGCCAGATAGATTCCAGGTCCCtcctgatgagaacttttaaaggTAGTCTCCAGATAATCTAGTTATGATAAAGAGTATGCCTTCTAGAGCTAacctgcctggattcaaatcctggctcctccacctactggctgggtgaccttgggctagttaaCTGTCTGTGCTTCACTTTTTTCACCGATACAATGGGGGTCATATTACCTctttatagggttgttgtgaaaatttGATCACTTAATATgcaataaaaacatgtaaaacaaaGAATAGTTCAAAACtaactgtatgccaataaatcaggtaacttagatgaaatggacaaattcctaagaagccacaaactaccaaaactgacttaaaaagaaaacagaaaatctgagtaGACCTATAACAACCAAAAACAttgaattaatataaaaactacccacaaagaaaagtccaggcccagatggttttgctgtagaattctaccaaacatctaaagaagaattaataccagttCCCCATAAACAACcccaagaaatagaagatatgaGAACAGTtaccaactcattctatgaagccagtattactcgataccaaaaacaaagatatcacaagaaaattatagtctggtatctcttaaaaatataggtgcaaaaatccCCCACAaacactagcaaaccaaatccggCAACACATAAAAgtattatacaccatgaccaagtgggatttgtcccaGGAATACAAGATTAgtttaacatccaaaaatcaattcATGTATCAAGCCatattaatggaataaaaaacaaagccacatgatcatctcaatagatccagaaaaatcatttgacaaaatacaacaccgTTTCATGATAAAGGACTCAACAGACTAAGAATAGAAAGGAgattcctcaacttgataaagggcatctatcaaaaacccaaagctaacatcacacttaatggtgagAGACTGATGCTTACCCCCTAAGATCAGGGAAAAGACAAGGATATCTAATTCTTCTTTAGAGGGTGGGAAATTTGTAGTGTAGCAGTATATAACTCATATAGCATTGTTGATGTTTCAGGACAAAACCCCTCTATTCTCTGAATAAATTCCAAACTCTGCCATGATATGCAAGGCCCTGGTGATCTGGCTCCTGTCTGCCTCTCCAAATCCATCTCTTAAGAAACATTAGTATAGGAaattgggcatctgggtggctcagttggttaagcgtctgccttcagctcaggtcatgatccccaggtcctggaatcgagccccacactgggctccctattcagcggggaccctgcttctccctctccctctgactatCACTCCCCcttcatgtgctctttctctctgtcaaataaataaataaaatctttaaaaaaaagaaagaaacattagtAAAGGTATTGAGTATCTATGATACCATAGGTCTGGGGTGATCATAGTAGGCTTCCTTGATAGAGTGACCAGTTGTCTTTGTCTGTGACTGAGAGGGTTCCTGGGATGCAAGACTCTCAGTATTAAAACTGGGCAAATCTTAGGAAAACCAGAATAAGTTGGTCACCCAATTTttagaagacaaggatgtccaactcttttttttttttttttaaagattttattcatttatttgacagagagagacacagcgagagagggaacacaagcagggggagtgggagagggagaagcaggctccccacggagcagggagcccgatgcgggactcgatcccaggaccctgggatcatgacctgagccgaaggcagtcgcttaaccaactgagccacccaggcgcccaaggatgtccaactcttgacacttctattcaacatagtactagaggttctagccagggcaaactaggcaagaaaattaaataaggaggagcaagatggcagaggagtaggagacctaaatttcgtctggtcccaagaattcagctagatagggatcaaaccactctgaacacctacgaactcaataggagatagaagaaaagaatagcagcaactctctgaacagaaaagcgaccactttctggaaggtctcttctgatttgtttagtgtatatttttctagggttgctgttaccctgttagcattttgttctctcattcatctattctcctctggacaaaatgacaagatggaaaaattcacctcaaaaaaaagaacaagaggcagtacctactgccagggacctaatcaatatggacattagtaagatgtcggaactagagttcagaatgacgattttaaagatactaactgggcttgaaaaagcatggaagatattagagaaaccctttctggagaagtaaaagaactaaaatctaaccaagtagaaatcaaaaaggctatcaatgaggtgcaatcaaaaatggaggctctaaatgctaggataaattaggcagaagagagaattagtgatatagaagaccaaatgatgaagaataaagaagctgagaaaaaaagagataaacaactactggaacacgagggcagaatttgagagatcagtgataccataagatgaaacaatattagaataactgggatcccagaagaagaagaaagagagagagagagaggcagaaggtatattggagcaaattatagcagagaacttccctaatttggggaaggaaacaggcatcaaaatccaggaggcacagagaaaccccctcaaaatcaataaaaataggtcaacaccctgacatctaatagtaaaacttacgagtctcagagacaaagagaaaatcctgaaagcagctcgggacaagagatctgtaacctacaatgacagaaacattagattggcaacagacctatccatagagacctggtaggccagaaaggactggtatgatatattcagagcactagatgagaaaaatatgcagccaagaatactatatccagctaggctgtcactgaaaatagaagcagagataaaaagtttccagggcaaaaaaaactaaaggaatttgcaaacacaaaaccagccctacaagaaatattgaaaggggtcctctaagcaaagagagagcctaaaagtaacatagaccagaaaagaacagagacaatatacagtaacagtcaccttacaggcagtacaatggcactaaattcatatctttcaatagttaccctgaatgtaaatgggttaaatgccccaatcaaaagacacagggtatcagactggataaaaaaaacaagacccatcgatatgctgtctgcaagagactcattttagacccaaagacacccccagattgaaagtgagggggtagaaaaccatttaccatgctaatggacaccaaaagaaagctggggtggcaatccttatatcagacaaattagattttaaacccaagactataataagagatgaggaaggacactatatcatacttaaagggtctatccaacaagaagatctaacaattgtaaatatctatgcccctaacatgggagcagccaattatataagccaattaagaacaaaagcaaagaaacacattgacaacaatacaataatagtgggggactttaacacccccctcactgaaatggacagatcatctaagcaaaagatcaacaaggaaataaagactttaaatgacacactggaccaaatggacttcacagatatattcagaacattccatcccaaagcaacagaacacacattcttctctagtgcccatggaacattctctagaatagatcacatcctaggtcacaaatcaggtctcaaccagtaccaaaagactgggatcattccctgcatattttcagaccacagtgctttgaaactagaattcaatcacaagaggaaagtcggaaagaactcaaatacatggaggctaaagagcatcctactaaagaatgaatgggtcaaccaggaaattaaagaagaattaaaaaataattcacggaaacaaatgaaaatgaaaatacaactgttcaaaatctttgggatgcagcaaaggcggtcctaagaggaaagtatatagcaatacaagcctttctcaagaaacaagaaaggtctcaaatacacaacctaatcctacacctacaggagctggagaaagaacagcaaatgaagcctaaacccagcaggagaagagaaataataaagatcagagcagaaatcaatgaaatagaaaccaaaagaacagtagaacagatcaacgaaactaggagctggttctttgaaagaattaacaagattggtaaacccctggccagacttatcaaaaagaaaagagaaatgacccaaataaataaaatcatgaatggaagaggagagatcacaaccaacaccaaagaaatacaaacaattataagaaaacattatgagcaactaccatgccagcaaatcagataatctggaagaaatggatgcattcctagagatatatcaactaccaaaactgaacccggaagaaatagaaaacctgaacagacctataaccactaaggaaattgaagcagtaatcaaaaatctcccgacaaacaaaagcccagggccagatggcttcccaggggaattctaccaaacatttaaagaagaattagggcgcctgggtggctcagttggttaagcgactgccttcggctcaggtcatgatcctggagtccctggatcgagtcccgcatcgggctccctgctcagcagggagtctgcttctccctctgaccctcccccctctcatgtgcttgctctctctcattctctctctctcaaataaataaataaaaaatctttaaaaaaataaaaataaaaaataaagaagaattaatacctattcttctgaaactgttccaaaacatagaaatggaaggaaaacttccaaactcgttttaggaggccaccattaccttgatcccaaaaccagaaaaagaccccatcaaaaaggagaattacagaccaatatccttgatgaacgtggatgcaaaaattctcaccaaaatactagtcaataggatccaacagtacattaaaaggattattcaccacacgaccaagtgggatttattcctgggctgcaaggttggttcaacatccgcaaatcaatcaatgtgatacaatacatt
Proteins encoded in this window:
- the CCNB3 gene encoding G2/mitotic-specific cyclin-B3 isoform X3 — its product is MPPPLPSRSSKPDTKKSQSSKIVPSDHGQSEKRGENYQAKISSCSPKRRCKKRSAFEDLTNASQSQPAQLKKEANKEFVKDVSKKIKGNTAALGLAKNNEMNKESYKLEPSPVVVSTTLVPNIMEKPLILEIPTISKTTTTEEVSFFKKPLILKEELTTEDTGLFKRSLSLKKSTNQGEVYLMEKPPSLQGEADNADEFVVEPMTFGKKHKTEEAAITKGTLSLKKMCTYQGDLALQDVTVEGDSFFMEPTNFRKKPKTEEATPTKKLLSLRKKKKCTTQGKVSHMKKPLVLQKTTSEEESLIKEPLAFKKKPTSKEATFTLRPLSLKKKYTIQGKLAHLKKPLELQKTTSGEKALIKEPLESLFQEPSALQEKHTTSGEVVLLKKPQALQEEKDSKYKYLMEPMSLRKKRTTKETNPTKKPLPVKKKCTIQGKMYHLKKPLALQKITSGEKSFIKEPRSPKKKDTTEESLFHEPPTLQEEHTTQEEVSILKKALTLQKTLTEEESLSKETLAFKKKCTIEEATPTKMLLSLKKRKCTSQGKVSCLKKPLVLQATSGDKLSFKKKSTTEEESLFKESPMLQEKHTTHGEVALLKKPGALQENVDGEDEFLMDPVPFRKKHTTDEAVSTKEPLSLKKKKCASQIMMSICQEMLDLQNMISKDKESFFMEPVSLRKKSSTEETILTKTPLSLKKKQFMQGKMFLLKKPLVSEKTISEEESLFKKLLPFNKKSITEEEFLFQDPPVLKEKHTTLQEVSLSTKPLALPEKTTTEEELYIKEPLTLEEKPTTEEEFLSQEPFSLHVKPTNKDESLFWKALGLQKKTDTKEDSLKKLLALQEKCTTEEESLLNKPLVLKEELSIEVATSLEKQLSLKKKPIAQGEVFLLKKHLALQENITNEESFIKQPLAFQKPSFEGTIPRESLALQENPTVEEEATLRGPLALKEKPSREKETLFKEPLSFQEKPTLNETFHVKETFALNEKPTTGRELSLKEPLALQENPTQKKDNSLKDFLILQVETSSYVSSTAPEPRTGLSSVGKFNITSKSSACESSSNKPSSSWGKRSQKEQVTPLEDIDKNYSDPFFNPIYAKDIFSYMKEREEKFILKKYMNRQTDISSYMRAILVDWLVEVQESCPPCVDDFLYICDDIYQRDEMLTMEISILQTLKFDINIPIAYHFLRRYARCLRANMKTLTLSRFICEMTLQEYDYVQERASKLAAGSFLLALYMKKLGHWAPALEYYSGYKTSDLHPLVKQLNTLLTLRPCNKLKTVHSKYSHQVFFEVTKIPPLDMLKLEEIFNYCEV